A DNA window from Thiothrix subterranea contains the following coding sequences:
- a CDS encoding ATP-binding protein → MSDLKRNLETKINLLLTLFPVVLLIGARQTGKTTLSKQLRPDWRYFDLENAADHDFLSRDYDFFFREYPRHLIVDEAQEDPELFRHLRGVIDAKREEKGRFILTGSSSPELLQRASDSLAGRIAIVEIGTLKMNEVLQQPLPPFYRIFEQPLTSDTLDYLKTLENPIPDVIPLFLRGGYPEPVLVQDTYAFGLWMENYYQTYINRDIRRLFPRLDSIRYRRFISMLASLSGTIINKAQLGRSVDVQEVTIRDYIEIADKTYIWRTIPSFETSKSKSALKMPKGILRDSGLTHYLASIENREALLRSPQVGQNFEAFVTEEIIKGIQATRVTRWDYYYFRTKNGAEVDLVLDGSFGTLPIEIKLGQQTTVKQLTALRQFVEQHELPFGIVVNNNPTVQMLADKIIQIPAGCL, encoded by the coding sequence ATGTCTGATCTAAAGCGCAACCTAGAAACCAAGATTAATCTGTTGCTCACCCTCTTCCCGGTGGTGCTACTCATTGGTGCTAGGCAAACCGGCAAAACCACTCTCAGCAAACAGCTACGTCCTGATTGGCGTTACTTCGATTTAGAGAATGCCGCTGACCACGACTTTCTCAGCCGCGACTACGATTTCTTTTTCCGCGAATATCCCCGTCATCTCATCGTTGATGAAGCTCAAGAAGACCCCGAACTATTCCGTCACCTACGAGGTGTCATTGATGCCAAACGGGAGGAAAAAGGGCGGTTCATCCTAACCGGTTCAAGTTCACCAGAGCTGTTGCAACGTGCAAGCGATTCATTAGCAGGGCGTATCGCGATTGTGGAAATCGGCACGCTGAAAATGAACGAAGTTCTCCAACAGCCATTGCCGCCGTTTTACCGTATTTTTGAGCAGCCCCTGACGAGCGATACGCTGGATTACCTGAAAACACTGGAAAACCCGATCCCAGATGTGATTCCGCTATTTTTACGCGGCGGTTATCCTGAACCTGTACTGGTGCAAGATACGTATGCGTTCGGGTTATGGATGGAAAACTATTACCAGACTTACATCAATCGTGACATCCGGCGGCTATTTCCGCGTCTGGATAGCATTCGTTACCGGCGTTTTATCAGTATGTTGGCATCGCTCTCTGGCACGATCATCAACAAGGCACAACTGGGGCGTTCGGTGGATGTGCAAGAAGTGACCATCCGCGACTATATTGAAATTGCTGACAAAACCTATATCTGGCGCACCATCCCCTCGTTTGAAACCAGCAAAAGCAAATCGGCATTGAAAATGCCCAAAGGGATTTTGCGTGACAGCGGCCTGACGCATTATCTCGCGAGCATCGAAAACCGCGAAGCCCTGCTACGCTCCCCGCAGGTCGGGCAGAACTTTGAAGCGTTTGTTACCGAGGAAATCATCAAAGGCATACAGGCCACCCGCGTCACCCGTTGGGATTATTATTACTTTCGCACCAAAAATGGGGCGGAAGTTGACCTAGTGCTGGATGGCAGCTTTGGAACGTTGCCGATTGAAATCAAGTTAGGGCAGCAAACCACAGTGAAACAGCTAACGGCGTTGCGGCAATTTGTGGAGCAGCACGAACTGCCTTTCGGAATCGTTGTGAATAACAATCCAACAGTGCAAATGTTGGCAGACAAGATCATCCAGATACCAGCGGGATGTTTGTAG